Proteins encoded in a region of the Streptomyces violaceoruber genome:
- a CDS encoding aldose epimerase family protein gives MELSRRTVIASAAAAGVAATAVGGTAHASGGRKPVKELFGRLADGTKVYRWSLENGGTRMKVLSYGGVVQSLEIPDRRGRYANVSLGFDNLDDYVARSPHFGALIGRYGNRIAKGRFTLDGKEYQLSVNDGENSLHGGALGFDYRVWDVEPFTHGSDTGLVLHYTSVDGEMGYPGTLRAKVTYTLTRRGDWRIDYEATTDKATVVNLTSHVYWNLAGEGSGTIEDHELSIAASRFTPTDAGLIPTGELARVSGTPFDFRRAKPIGRDIRDAHPQLVTAKGFDHNWVLDKGITDRPEHIATLRENASGRTLRIATDQPGLQFYSGNFLDGTLTGTGGSLYRQGDALCLETQHFPDSPNQPSFPSTVLRPGETYRTSTVHSFDA, from the coding sequence ATGGAACTGAGCAGACGAACGGTCATCGCGTCGGCGGCAGCGGCCGGCGTGGCCGCCACCGCGGTCGGCGGCACGGCGCACGCCTCGGGAGGCAGGAAACCCGTGAAGGAACTCTTCGGCAGGCTCGCCGACGGGACGAAGGTGTACCGCTGGTCGCTGGAGAACGGCGGCACGCGGATGAAGGTGCTGTCGTACGGCGGCGTCGTGCAGTCCCTGGAGATCCCGGACCGCCGGGGCCGCTACGCCAACGTCTCGCTGGGCTTCGACAACCTCGACGACTACGTCGCCCGCAGCCCGCACTTCGGCGCCCTGATCGGGCGGTACGGCAACCGCATCGCCAAGGGCCGTTTCACCCTGGACGGCAAGGAGTACCAGCTCTCCGTCAACGACGGGGAGAACTCCCTGCACGGCGGCGCCCTCGGCTTCGACTACCGGGTCTGGGACGTCGAGCCCTTCACCCACGGCTCGGACACCGGCCTGGTGCTCCACTACACCAGCGTCGACGGCGAGATGGGCTACCCGGGCACGCTCCGGGCGAAGGTGACGTACACCCTCACCCGGCGCGGCGACTGGCGCATCGACTACGAGGCCACCACCGACAAGGCCACCGTCGTCAACCTCACCAGCCACGTCTACTGGAACCTGGCCGGCGAGGGCAGCGGCACGATCGAGGACCACGAGCTGTCGATCGCCGCCTCCCGCTTCACCCCCACCGACGCGGGCCTGATCCCCACCGGAGAACTGGCCCGGGTGTCCGGCACGCCCTTCGACTTCCGCCGGGCCAAGCCGATCGGCCGGGACATCCGGGACGCCCACCCGCAGCTGGTCACCGCCAAGGGCTTCGACCACAACTGGGTGCTCGACAAGGGCATCACCGACCGCCCCGAGCACATCGCCACCCTGCGCGAGAACGCCTCCGGCCGCACCCTGCGCATCGCCACCGACCAGCCCGGACTCCAGTTCTACTCGGGCAACTTCCTCGACGGCACCCTGACCGGCACCGGCGGCTCCCTCTACCGCCAGGGCGACGCCCTGTGCCTGGAGACGCAGCACTTCCCGGACTCGCCGAACCAGCCGTCGTTCCCGTCGACCGTGCTGCGGCCCGGCGAGACCTACCGGACGTCGACGGTGCACTCCTTCGACGCCTAG
- the mmsB gene encoding multiple monosaccharide ABC transporter permease, producing the protein MSTDVTAKNPAPAPPGGSRTGEADGLLRLLLDGMRQNMRQYGMLIALGVIVALFAVWSGGDLLLPRNVSNLVLQNSYILILAIGMMIVIIAGHIDLSVGSVTAFTGGVAAVLMVQHDIPWPLAVVLCLAIGAVAGAAQGFLIAYAGMPSFIVTLAGMLVFRGLTEVFLKGQTLGPFPESLQKIANGFLPEVGPNTNYHNLTVLLGIVLIGFVLWQEVRDRKRQQQYSLDVLPAKLFAVKLTALTAVVVIFTLLLASYKGAPVVLLILAGLLVGFGYLMRNAIVGRHVYAIGGNLPAAKLSGVKDKKVTFLVFLNMGMLAALAGLVFAARFNAASPKAGLNFELEAIAASFIGGASMSGGVGTVLGAIIGGLVLGVLNNGMNLVGIGTDWQQVIKGLVLLAAVGFDVWNKRKVGS; encoded by the coding sequence ATGAGCACCGACGTGACTGCCAAGAACCCGGCGCCCGCGCCACCGGGTGGCAGCAGAACGGGCGAGGCCGACGGCCTGCTCAGGCTGCTGCTGGACGGTATGCGGCAGAACATGCGGCAGTACGGCATGCTGATCGCGCTCGGCGTGATCGTCGCGCTGTTCGCCGTATGGTCCGGGGGCGACCTGCTGCTGCCCCGCAACGTCTCCAACCTGGTTCTGCAGAACAGCTACATCCTGATTCTGGCGATCGGCATGATGATCGTCATCATCGCCGGACACATCGACCTGTCGGTCGGTTCGGTCACCGCCTTCACCGGCGGTGTGGCTGCCGTGCTGATGGTCCAGCACGACATACCGTGGCCGTTGGCTGTGGTGCTCTGCCTGGCCATCGGCGCGGTCGCGGGTGCGGCGCAAGGCTTCCTGATCGCCTACGCGGGCATGCCGTCCTTCATCGTCACCCTCGCCGGCATGCTGGTCTTCCGCGGTCTGACCGAGGTCTTCCTCAAGGGCCAGACACTCGGCCCCTTCCCTGAGAGCCTGCAAAAGATCGCCAACGGGTTCCTGCCCGAGGTCGGTCCGAACACCAACTACCACAACCTCACGGTGCTGCTCGGGATCGTGCTGATCGGCTTCGTGCTCTGGCAGGAGGTCCGCGACCGCAAGCGCCAGCAGCAGTACTCGCTGGACGTCCTGCCGGCCAAGCTGTTCGCGGTCAAGCTGACGGCTCTGACCGCCGTCGTAGTGATCTTCACCCTGCTGCTCGCCAGCTACAAGGGCGCTCCGGTGGTACTGCTCATCCTGGCCGGGCTCCTGGTCGGCTTCGGCTACCTGATGCGCAACGCGATCGTCGGCCGCCACGTCTACGCCATCGGCGGCAACCTGCCCGCGGCCAAGCTGTCGGGCGTGAAGGACAAGAAGGTCACCTTCCTGGTCTTCCTGAACATGGGCATGCTCGCGGCCCTGGCGGGCCTGGTCTTCGCCGCCCGCTTCAACGCGGCCTCGCCCAAGGCGGGCCTCAACTTCGAGCTGGAGGCGATCGCCGCCTCGTTCATCGGCGGTGCCTCGATGAGCGGCGGCGTCGGCACGGTACTCGGCGCGATCATCGGTGGGCTCGTCCTGGGCGTGCTGAACAACGGCATGAACCTCGTCGGCATCGGTACCGACTGGCAGCAGGTCATCAAGGGGCTGGTCCTACTGGCGGCGGTCGGGTTCGACGTGTGGAACAAGCGCAAGGTCGGTTCGTAA
- the mmsA gene encoding multiple monosaccharide ABC transporter ATP-binding protein — protein MAGPVLEMRSIVKTFPGVKALSDVTLTVRQGEVHAICGENGAGKSTLMKVLSGVHPHGSYEGDVLFEGETCRFKDIRASEQHGIVIIHQELALVPYLSIAENIFLGNEQATRGVISWNETLRRATELMRRVGLHEHPQTRVADIGVGKQQLVEIAKALSKKVKLLVLDEPTAALNDEDSAKLLELILELKSQGMTSIIISHKLNEIRTVADSVTILRDGRTIETLDVKNGETTEDRIISGMIGRDLDHRFPERTPHRAEAGAAPALEIRDWTVHHPIDQQRKVVDGVSINVRRGEIVGIAGLMGAGRTELAMSVFGRTYGRYAGGTVLKDGREIRTKTVPEAVAHGIAYVTEDRKHYGLNLDDTIGRNISLSGLGKVARRGVVDEHEERMVAERFRESMNIKTPNVAERVGKLSGGNQQKVVLSKWIFVGPDVLFLDEPTRGIDVGAKFEIYTVIDKLAAEGKAVLFISSELPELLGMCDRIYTMAAGRLTGEFSRAEAAQDVLMRQMTKDKEVTR, from the coding sequence ATGGCGGGACCCGTCCTGGAAATGCGCTCGATCGTCAAGACCTTTCCCGGTGTCAAAGCGCTGTCGGACGTCACGCTCACCGTTCGCCAGGGCGAGGTCCACGCCATCTGCGGGGAGAACGGCGCCGGCAAGTCGACCCTGATGAAGGTCCTCTCCGGAGTCCACCCGCACGGCAGTTACGAGGGAGACGTCCTCTTCGAGGGCGAGACCTGCCGGTTCAAGGACATCCGGGCGAGCGAGCAGCACGGCATCGTGATCATCCACCAGGAGCTGGCCCTGGTGCCGTACCTGTCGATCGCGGAGAACATCTTTCTCGGCAACGAGCAGGCGACGCGCGGCGTCATCAGCTGGAACGAGACTCTGCGCAGGGCCACCGAGCTGATGCGCCGAGTCGGTCTCCACGAGCACCCGCAGACCCGGGTCGCGGACATCGGCGTCGGCAAGCAGCAACTCGTGGAGATTGCCAAGGCGTTGTCGAAGAAGGTGAAGCTACTCGTCCTCGACGAGCCGACGGCCGCGCTCAACGACGAGGACAGTGCCAAACTCCTGGAACTGATCCTGGAGCTGAAGTCGCAGGGGATGACCTCGATCATCATCTCCCACAAGCTCAACGAGATCCGCACGGTCGCCGACTCCGTGACCATCCTCCGGGACGGCCGCACCATCGAGACCCTCGACGTGAAGAACGGGGAGACCACCGAGGACCGGATCATCAGCGGCATGATCGGCCGCGACCTCGACCACCGTTTCCCCGAGCGCACCCCGCACCGGGCGGAGGCCGGCGCAGCACCGGCACTGGAGATCCGCGACTGGACCGTCCACCATCCGATCGACCAGCAGCGCAAGGTCGTCGACGGAGTGTCGATCAACGTACGGCGCGGTGAGATCGTCGGCATCGCCGGGCTGATGGGAGCCGGCCGCACCGAACTCGCGATGAGTGTCTTCGGTCGCACCTACGGCCGGTACGCGGGCGGAACGGTTCTCAAGGACGGCCGTGAGATACGGACGAAGACGGTGCCGGAAGCGGTCGCGCACGGTATCGCGTACGTCACCGAGGACCGCAAGCACTACGGGCTCAACCTGGACGACACCATCGGTCGCAACATCTCGCTCAGCGGACTGGGCAAGGTGGCCCGGCGCGGGGTCGTCGACGAGCACGAGGAACGCATGGTCGCCGAGCGGTTCCGCGAGTCCATGAACATCAAGACACCCAATGTGGCGGAACGGGTGGGCAAGCTGTCCGGCGGCAACCAGCAGAAGGTCGTCCTCAGCAAGTGGATATTCGTGGGACCGGACGTGCTGTTCCTGGATGAGCCGACCCGCGGTATCGACGTGGGTGCGAAGTTCGAGATCTACACGGTCATCGACAAGCTGGCCGCCGAAGGCAAGGCGGTCCTCTTCATCTCCTCCGAGCTCCCCGAACTGCTCGGCATGTGCGATCGCATCTACACCATGGCCGCGGGGCGGCTGACGGGCGAGTTCTCCCGGGCCGAGGCCGCACAGGACGTGCTGATGCGCCAGATGACGAAGGACAAAGAGGTAACACGATGA
- the chvE gene encoding multiple monosaccharide ABC transporter substrate-binding protein has protein sequence MRNRRAALAAIASAASLALTLTACGQSGEGGSEENKSGSDGATVGIAMPTKSSERWITDGANVEKELKAKGFKTKLVFGEDDPDQQVSQIENMITQGVDALIVAAIDNKSLGNVMQQAKDADIPVISYDRLILGTENVDYYASFDNEKVGELQGGYIVDKLGLKAGKKGPFNIELFAGSNDDNNTRYFFNGAMKVLKPYMDKGQLVVRSKQTDLNQVTTLRWDGGTAQKRMDDLLTSSYRSARVDAVLSPYDGISIGILSALKSDGYGSGSKAMPVVTGQDAEIASVKSIKAGQQTQTVFKDLRELAKVAASMVDAVLNDKKPEVNDTKSYDNGSKVVPAYLLQPVSVDKSNWEKILVDGGYYSADKLN, from the coding sequence ATGCGCAACCGCAGAGCCGCACTCGCCGCGATAGCCTCGGCCGCCTCGCTCGCCCTCACCCTGACCGCCTGCGGCCAGAGCGGCGAGGGTGGCAGCGAGGAGAACAAGTCGGGCAGCGACGGCGCCACCGTCGGCATCGCGATGCCGACCAAGTCGTCCGAGCGCTGGATCACCGACGGCGCCAACGTCGAGAAGGAACTGAAGGCCAAGGGCTTCAAGACCAAGCTGGTCTTCGGCGAGGACGACCCGGACCAGCAGGTCTCGCAGATCGAGAACATGATCACGCAGGGCGTGGACGCCCTGATCGTGGCCGCGATCGACAACAAGTCCCTCGGCAACGTCATGCAGCAGGCCAAGGACGCCGACATCCCGGTCATCTCCTACGACCGGCTGATCCTCGGCACGGAGAACGTCGACTACTACGCCTCGTTCGACAACGAGAAGGTCGGCGAGCTCCAGGGCGGCTACATCGTCGACAAGCTCGGCCTGAAGGCGGGCAAGAAGGGCCCCTTCAACATCGAGCTGTTCGCCGGCTCCAACGACGACAACAACACCCGGTACTTCTTCAACGGCGCGATGAAGGTCCTGAAGCCGTACATGGACAAGGGCCAGCTGGTCGTCCGCTCCAAGCAGACCGACCTCAACCAGGTCACCACCCTGCGCTGGGACGGCGGCACCGCCCAGAAGCGCATGGACGACCTGCTCACCTCCAGCTACCGCAGCGCCCGGGTCGACGCGGTGCTCTCGCCGTACGACGGCATCTCCATCGGCATCCTGTCCGCCCTGAAGTCGGACGGCTACGGCTCCGGCAGCAAGGCCATGCCGGTCGTCACCGGCCAGGACGCCGAGATCGCCTCGGTGAAGTCGATCAAGGCGGGCCAGCAGACCCAGACCGTCTTCAAGGACCTGCGCGAGCTCGCCAAGGTCGCCGCGAGCATGGTCGACGCGGTTCTGAACGACAAGAAGCCCGAGGTCAACGACACCAAGTCGTACGACAACGGCTCCAAGGTCGTCCCCGCCTACCTGCTGCAGCCGGTCAGCGTCGACAAGAGCAACTGGGAGAAGATCCTCGTCGACGGCGGCTACTACTCCGCGGACAAGCTCAACTAA
- a CDS encoding zinc-dependent alcohol dehydrogenase, giving the protein MSGAVVVEAPGVHRLVPHEPGEPGPGEALVRVHAAGICGSDREVYQGNRPEGYVRYPLTPGHEWSGTVERVGAGVPGSLVGRKVVGEGFRNCQVCDRCHAGETTLCTAGYEETGFTQPGAMAPTLTLPARLLHALPDDADLTAAALLEPAACIAAAALKANARPGERVAVVGTGTLGMFAVQFLRAASPAELLVVGTRGDREALSRQFGATDFRTKDRPLTDDFDVVIETAGSADAARTAAALLRRGGRLVLTGIPAPGAGGLDPTDLVVRQLEVHTVFGAPPDAWAHTVRVFAAGLLDPRPLVTHELPLAEFSEAIELVGSGDPKVGKVLLRPDALP; this is encoded by the coding sequence ATGAGCGGCGCCGTCGTCGTCGAGGCGCCGGGGGTGCACCGGCTCGTGCCGCACGAGCCGGGTGAACCGGGGCCCGGCGAGGCGCTGGTGCGGGTGCACGCCGCCGGGATCTGCGGCAGCGACCGCGAGGTCTACCAGGGCAACCGGCCCGAGGGGTACGTGCGTTACCCGCTCACCCCCGGGCACGAGTGGTCCGGGACCGTGGAGCGGGTCGGCGCCGGGGTGCCGGGCTCGCTCGTCGGCCGGAAGGTGGTGGGCGAGGGCTTCCGCAACTGCCAGGTGTGCGACCGCTGTCACGCGGGCGAGACGACGCTGTGCACGGCCGGGTACGAGGAGACCGGGTTCACCCAGCCGGGCGCCATGGCCCCGACGCTGACTCTGCCCGCCCGGCTGCTGCACGCCCTGCCCGACGACGCCGATCTCACCGCGGCCGCCCTGCTGGAGCCCGCGGCCTGCATCGCCGCCGCCGCGCTGAAGGCGAACGCCCGGCCGGGCGAGCGCGTCGCCGTGGTCGGCACGGGCACGCTCGGCATGTTCGCCGTGCAGTTCCTGCGCGCCGCCTCCCCCGCCGAGCTGCTGGTCGTCGGTACGCGCGGGGACCGGGAGGCGCTGTCGCGACAGTTCGGCGCGACGGACTTCCGGACCAAGGACCGGCCGCTGACGGACGACTTCGACGTCGTGATCGAGACCGCCGGGTCCGCGGACGCCGCGCGTACGGCCGCCGCGCTGCTGCGCCGGGGCGGGCGCCTGGTGCTGACCGGCATCCCGGCGCCGGGCGCCGGCGGCCTCGACCCGACCGACCTGGTCGTACGGCAGCTGGAGGTGCACACCGTCTTCGGGGCGCCGCCGGACGCCTGGGCGCACACGGTGCGGGTCTTCGCGGCCGGTCTGCTCGACCCGCGGCCGCTGGTGACGCACGAGCTGCCGCTCGCGGAGTTCTCGGAGGCCATCGAGCTGGTGGGCTCCGGCGACCCGAAGGTCGGCAAGGTGCTGCTGCGCCCGGACGCCCTCCCCTGA
- a CDS encoding mandelate racemase/muconate lactonizing enzyme family protein, with product MRITGISTHVVGTPWRNLTYVQVHTDEGLTGVGETRMLGHTDALLGYLKEAEANHIVGSDPFAVEDLVRRMKYGDYGRAGEIVMSGIAVVEMACWDIKGKALGVPVWQLLGGKVTDKVKAYANGWYTTERTPEAYHKAAQGVMERGYRALKIDPFGTGHFELDQQQTNYAVSLIEAVRDAIGPDAELMLEMHGRFSPSTAVRLARELAPFRPAWLEEPVPPENLKALRKVAEKVDIPVATGERIHDRIEFRELFEDQSVDVIQPDVGHIGGIWETRKLAATAETHYTLVAPHNVGGPVLTAASLQVGFTSPNFKILEHFNDFADAEIKKVVKGAPRVDPEDGCFHLSDAPGLGVELDTDAAAEFPQQQARFDLWAEGWEKRAPKGTGA from the coding sequence GTGCGCATCACCGGAATCAGCACACACGTGGTCGGGACGCCGTGGCGCAACCTGACCTACGTCCAGGTGCACACCGACGAGGGCCTCACCGGAGTCGGCGAGACCCGGATGCTGGGGCACACCGACGCTCTCCTCGGCTACCTGAAGGAGGCCGAGGCCAACCACATTGTCGGTTCCGACCCGTTCGCTGTCGAGGACCTGGTCCGCCGCATGAAGTACGGCGACTACGGCCGCGCGGGCGAGATCGTGATGTCCGGCATCGCGGTCGTCGAGATGGCGTGCTGGGACATCAAGGGCAAGGCCCTCGGTGTCCCGGTGTGGCAGCTGCTGGGCGGGAAGGTCACCGACAAGGTCAAGGCGTACGCCAACGGGTGGTACACCACCGAGCGGACGCCGGAGGCGTACCACAAGGCCGCGCAGGGGGTCATGGAGCGCGGGTACCGGGCGCTGAAGATCGACCCGTTCGGCACCGGGCACTTCGAGCTGGACCAGCAGCAGACGAACTACGCGGTGTCGCTGATCGAGGCCGTGCGGGACGCCATCGGGCCCGACGCCGAGCTCATGCTGGAGATGCACGGCCGGTTCTCGCCCTCCACCGCCGTCCGGCTCGCGCGCGAACTCGCGCCGTTCAGGCCTGCCTGGCTGGAGGAGCCCGTCCCGCCGGAGAACCTCAAGGCGCTGAGGAAGGTCGCCGAGAAGGTCGACATCCCGGTCGCCACCGGTGAGCGCATCCACGACCGGATCGAGTTCCGCGAGCTGTTCGAGGACCAGTCGGTGGACGTCATCCAGCCCGACGTCGGCCACATCGGCGGCATCTGGGAGACCCGGAAGCTGGCCGCGACCGCCGAGACGCACTACACGCTGGTCGCCCCGCACAACGTCGGCGGGCCCGTGCTCACGGCGGCCTCCCTCCAGGTCGGGTTCACCTCCCCGAACTTCAAGATCCTCGAGCACTTCAACGACTTCGCCGACGCGGAGATCAAGAAGGTCGTGAAGGGGGCGCCGCGGGTGGACCCGGAGGACGGGTGCTTCCACCTCTCCGACGCGCCCGGTCTCGGCGTCGAGCTGGACACCGACGCGGCGGCCGAGTTCCCGCAGCAGCAGGCCCGGTTCGACCTGTGGGCCGAGGGCTGGGAGAAGCGGGCCCCCAAGGGGACCGGGGCATGA
- a CDS encoding SCO2400 family protein: MDYCHPCRRHLNGALACPGCGTPCHELPAPEGHLTAGEKNPARPARDAAADAETPEEALDEGGDAGADDAAPGGRSSRRDRKAAAHRRRRRRTLLVAAGFVLAAGGLSLAELGMDAPHSPEKPAAAGGETTDGEATREVGEASAVPVGDAPAATTTTTSGTPSPGASASTTVSASASESPEATESPTATGPDSPSASSPSSPGPTGPADPGPSAPESDDDPPPTTTPSPPEPPDPTPTETCDRFLWWCT, encoded by the coding sequence ATGGACTACTGCCACCCGTGCCGACGGCACCTCAACGGCGCCCTCGCCTGCCCGGGCTGCGGCACGCCCTGCCACGAACTCCCAGCGCCGGAGGGCCATCTGACGGCAGGTGAGAAGAACCCGGCCCGGCCTGCGCGCGACGCGGCGGCGGACGCCGAGACCCCCGAGGAAGCCCTCGACGAGGGTGGGGACGCGGGTGCGGACGACGCCGCTCCCGGCGGCCGGTCCAGCCGCCGGGACCGCAAGGCCGCCGCCCACCGCAGGCGCCGCCGCCGCACCCTGCTCGTCGCCGCGGGCTTCGTCCTGGCGGCCGGGGGACTGAGCCTGGCCGAACTCGGCATGGACGCCCCGCACTCCCCGGAGAAACCGGCCGCCGCGGGCGGCGAGACGACGGACGGCGAGGCGACCAGGGAGGTGGGCGAGGCGTCGGCGGTCCCGGTCGGCGACGCCCCGGCAGCGACCACGACCACGACCTCGGGCACGCCGTCCCCCGGCGCATCGGCGTCGACAACGGTGTCGGCGTCCGCGTCGGAGTCCCCGGAGGCCACGGAGTCCCCGACGGCGACCGGGCCGGACTCCCCGTCGGCCTCCAGCCCTTCCTCCCCCGGCCCCACCGGTCCCGCTGACCCGGGCCCGTCCGCCCCCGAGTCCGACGACGATCCGCCTCCCACGACGACCCCCTCCCCGCCGGAGCCCCCGGACCCGACCCCGACGGAAACCTGCGACCGCTTCCTGTGGTGGTGCACGTAA
- a CDS encoding GNAT family N-acetyltransferase, translating to MLPDDWYPTHDVDGFLGRAGGFLSSRPALHNTALTDIEKLRSRGAAEQDAEAGVFGRLEAGGEVRAVFYLTPRGRLGLTPLSAEQTDALAARLAGLGHSPANVVADRDTAGAFAESWRRHTGAVPELFWRTHLYRLGTLTAPRPSPEGRGRRTSGKDRAHVVRWCREFCVDVGEQHSIDLIDAGSWDDSRFGDRHFTLWETPQGTPVAMAAATPAVGGMVRVDPVYTPAHLRGRGYAGAVTVEVSGAALAAGATDVVLFTDPDNPTSNALYRRIGYVHVADFAGYRFAPPARR from the coding sequence ATGCTTCCGGACGACTGGTATCCCACTCACGACGTCGACGGCTTCCTCGGCCGGGCCGGCGGTTTCCTGTCCTCGCGTCCCGCCCTGCACAACACGGCGCTGACGGACATCGAGAAACTGCGGAGCCGCGGGGCGGCCGAGCAGGACGCCGAGGCCGGTGTCTTCGGCCGGCTCGAGGCAGGCGGCGAGGTGCGTGCGGTCTTCTATCTCACTCCGCGCGGTCGGCTGGGCCTCACGCCCCTCTCCGCGGAGCAGACCGACGCCCTCGCCGCCCGTCTGGCAGGCCTCGGCCACTCCCCCGCCAACGTCGTCGCGGACCGCGACACCGCCGGTGCTTTCGCCGAGTCGTGGCGGCGGCACACGGGCGCGGTTCCGGAGCTCTTCTGGCGGACGCATCTCTACCGTCTCGGCACGCTCACCGCGCCGCGGCCGTCCCCGGAAGGCCGGGGGCGCCGCACGAGCGGCAAGGACCGTGCGCACGTCGTGCGCTGGTGCCGTGAGTTCTGCGTGGACGTCGGGGAGCAGCACTCCATCGACCTGATCGACGCCGGCTCCTGGGACGACTCGCGCTTCGGCGACCGGCACTTCACGTTGTGGGAGACCCCGCAGGGCACCCCCGTGGCGATGGCGGCCGCGACCCCGGCCGTCGGCGGCATGGTCCGGGTGGACCCCGTCTACACCCCGGCCCACCTTCGCGGCCGCGGCTACGCCGGAGCCGTGACGGTCGAGGTGAGCGGCGCCGCGCTGGCCGCGGGGGCGACGGACGTCGTCCTGTTCACGGACCCGGACAACCCCACCAGCAACGCCCTCTACCGGCGCATCGGGTATGTCCACGTCGCCGACTTCGCCGGGTACCGGTTCGCCCCGCCGGCGCGTCGATGA
- a CDS encoding MarR family winged helix-turn-helix transcriptional regulator, with translation MATPRDTTRRPDALTLEVVELIGEVVARFHADYEEAAAERALTGAQAKLLSLLSLEPLPMRKLAQKLKCEPSNVTGIVDRLEARGLVERRPDPGDRRVKVAAATEEGRRVARGLRESLRFAREPLAGLSEGERVALRDALRLMVGEGSPEG, from the coding sequence ATGGCCACACCACGCGACACCACGCGCCGACCCGACGCTCTCACCCTTGAAGTCGTCGAACTGATCGGCGAGGTCGTGGCCCGCTTCCACGCGGACTACGAGGAGGCGGCGGCGGAGCGCGCCCTGACCGGGGCGCAGGCCAAGCTGCTGAGCCTGCTGTCACTGGAGCCGCTGCCGATGCGGAAGCTGGCCCAGAAGCTGAAGTGCGAGCCGTCGAACGTCACGGGGATCGTGGACCGGCTGGAGGCGCGGGGCCTGGTCGAGCGCCGCCCCGACCCCGGCGACCGCCGGGTGAAGGTCGCGGCGGCGACGGAAGAGGGACGCCGGGTGGCCCGGGGGCTGCGGGAGTCACTGCGGTTCGCCCGGGAGCCGCTCGCCGGCCTTTCGGAGGGGGAGCGGGTGGCACTGCGGGACGCGCTGCGGCTGATGGTCGGTGAGGGCTCGCCGGAGGGCTGA
- a CDS encoding NADP-dependent oxidoreductase — MTDSPALPAVNRAWHLVTRPVGWPKPEDFALVEAEVPTPGDGQVLVRNLYVSVDPYMRGRMSAAKSYAAPYELGKPMLGGAVGEVVASNAEGIAVGDHVLHFLGWREYAAVDAKSAVKVDPDAAPLSTYLGVLGMTGLTAYAGLLRTASFKEGDSVFVSGAAGAVGSQVGQIAKLKGASRVIGSAGSDEKVKLLLDEYGFDAAFNYKNGPVSEQLRAAAPDGVDVYFDNVGGDHLEAAIGSLNLNGRIAICGAISVYNNTEPAPGPKNLARLIQTRGRIEGFLVGDHYDLQPKFVEEVGPWVRTGELKYRETVVEGIENNLEAFLGVLRGDNTGKMIVKL; from the coding sequence ATGACCGACTCCCCCGCCCTCCCCGCCGTCAACCGCGCATGGCACCTGGTCACCCGCCCGGTCGGCTGGCCGAAGCCCGAGGACTTCGCGCTCGTCGAGGCGGAGGTCCCCACCCCGGGCGACGGGCAGGTGCTGGTGCGCAACCTGTACGTCTCCGTCGACCCGTACATGCGCGGGCGCATGAGCGCCGCCAAGTCCTACGCCGCCCCCTACGAGCTGGGCAAGCCCATGCTGGGCGGCGCGGTCGGCGAGGTCGTCGCCTCCAACGCCGAGGGCATCGCCGTCGGCGACCACGTCCTGCACTTCCTCGGCTGGCGCGAGTACGCCGCCGTGGACGCGAAGAGCGCCGTCAAGGTGGACCCGGACGCGGCGCCCCTGTCGACGTACCTGGGCGTGCTCGGCATGACGGGGCTCACCGCCTACGCCGGCCTGCTGCGCACCGCCTCCTTCAAGGAGGGCGACTCCGTCTTCGTCTCGGGCGCCGCGGGCGCCGTCGGCAGCCAGGTGGGGCAGATCGCGAAGCTGAAGGGCGCCTCGCGGGTCATCGGCTCGGCCGGCTCGGACGAGAAGGTCAAGCTGCTCCTCGACGAGTACGGCTTCGACGCCGCCTTCAACTACAAGAACGGCCCGGTGAGCGAGCAGCTGCGCGCCGCCGCCCCGGACGGCGTCGACGTCTACTTCGACAACGTCGGCGGCGACCACCTGGAGGCCGCCATCGGCTCCCTCAACCTGAACGGCCGCATCGCCATCTGCGGGGCGATCTCCGTCTACAACAACACCGAGCCCGCGCCCGGCCCGAAGAACCTCGCCCGCCTCATCCAGACCCGCGGCCGCATCGAGGGCTTCCTGGTCGGCGACCACTACGACCTCCAGCCGAAGTTCGTCGAGGAGGTCGGCCCCTGGGTCCGCACCGGCGAGCTGAAGTACCGCGAGACCGTCGTCGAGGGCATCGAGAACAACCTGGAGGCGTTCCTCGGCGTCCTGCGCGGCGACAACACCGGCAAGATGATCGTCAAGCTCTGA